The genomic interval CGATTTCCGCCACAAAACGCTCCCGATTCCGCAAAATTGTATGTGAACTTTAAGACTTATCATTCTATCCTATTTTTCGAACTCTGGCAAAAGATCGAAAAACAGCCGTTCTTGACCCTTATCGGCCAGACCTTTACAATTATACGCATATATTTATAAGGCGGTGCATTTTATGCTCGAAGAAATTGTACGATTTTTTTCAGCGGGGATACTCTCCATCGGACTGAAAGAAATCGCCATGTACCTGATCGGAGCGGCCCTGATCTGGCTTGCTATCGAGAAGGACTATGAACCGATGCTCCTGCTCCCGATCGGTTTCGGCGCCATCCTCATCAATCTTCCGCTGGGAACGGTGTGGGAGATGTACGGAGAGCCGGGAATCCTGCAGACGCTTTTTAACGCGGGAATTCTCTCGGAAGTATTTCCACTCCTTATCTTCATCGGCGTGGGAGCGATGATCGATTTCTCTCCCCTCTTTCAGCGCCCCTGGCTCATGCTTTTCGGAGCGGCCGCGCACATCGGCATTTTCGTCACGGTAATCATCGCCATGGCCTTCGGCTACGACCTGAAGGAAGCGGCATGCATCGGCGTAATCGGAGCGGCGGACGGCCCGACGACTATCATCGTAACCAAGCAGTTCGCAAAGGACCTCCTCGGTCCGATCATGGTGGTCGCCTATTCGTACATGTCGCTGGTCCCCATTATTCAGCCCCCGGTCATACGCGCGCTAACGACGAAAAAAGAGAGGCTGATCAGGATGCAGGCGGTCGATCACCAAATTCCCCGCTCGGTTACCATCAGCTTTCCCATCATCGTTACCATTGTATCCTGCCTCCTGGTACCCATGGGCGCGCCCCTCATCGGCTTTCTCATGTTCGGAAACCTGCTGCGCGTCTGCGGAGTGCTGGAAAAACTCTCCTCGACCGCCCAGAACGAGCTGGCCAACATAGTAACCCTTCTCCTCGGCATAAGCGTCGCGGCTTCCATGCGAGCGGACGCCTTCCTCCGGCTGGAGACACTGGGAATCATGGCCCTCGGCCTGATCGCCTTCATCATCAATACCGCCGGAGGCGTTCTCTTCGCGAAATTGATCAACCTCTTCCTCCCGAAGACTAAAAAGATCAATCCGATGATCGGCGCCTGCGGAATCTCTGCCTTCCCGATGTCCAGCCGGGTTATTCAGAAAATGGCATTGAAGGACGATCCGCACAACATCATCCTGATGCACGCGGTTAGCGCGAACGTATCGGGACAGCTCGGTTCGGTTATCGCCGGAGGTCTTCTTTTGGCTCTGGTGCCGCTTTTAGCAGGAGGAATGTGATTATGGCTCAAATAGAACAGGGATTGATTCTGCTTGCGGTCGGCATGGCGGTGCTCTTCATTTTCATGGGGCTGATGATCGTCATCCTCCACTACTTCCAGAAAATCGCCGCGCGCTTTTCCCCGAAAGACTGATCGCGCCTCGGCGCCCGCCTCAACTCAGGCGGGCGCTCACGATCAAGTCCCGTCGCCGCACTAATAGAAAAAGCAGCCGCTAGGGCTGCTTTTTTTGTGCCGGCGATGGGACTTCCCTACGGGCACCCTTTGCGAATCCGACTCAGGGCGCAAAGGGTATCCCTCGCGCCCTCCTCCCTCGCCTTCGCTCGGCGGGCGCTCACGATCAAGTCCCATCGCCGCACCAATAGAAAAAGCAGCCGCTGGGGCTGCTTTTTTTGTGCCGGCGATGGGACTTCCCTACGGGCCGCCCTCGCGCCCTCCTCCCTCGCCTTCGCTCGGCGGGCGCTCACGATCAAGTCCCGTCGCCGCACTAATAGAAAAAGCAGCCGCTGGGGCTGCTTTTTTTGTGCCGGCGATGGGACTTGAACCCATACATCCTCGCGAATAGTGGATTTTGAGTCCACCGCGTCTGCCATTCCGCCACGCCGGCGGGAATGGTTAGGATGTTAGCATAAAATCACCGGCTTTGTCTATTGCCGGCGGAAACTCCCTTCAGGGAGGGGACCCGGCGGGCTCGGAGCGAGTTGAGCGTGGCAAGAAGCGCTACGCCGACGTCCGCGAACACGGCCTCCCACAGAGTCGCGATGCCGAACGCGCCGAGAACCAGGAAACCGAGCTTAACGGCAAAGGAGAGAACGATGTTTCCGGCTACGACGCGGCGGGTCCAGCGGGCCGATTGAATAGCCCAGGACACGGACAGGGGATTATCGTTCATCAGCACGACATCGGCGGCTTCCACCGCGGCGTCGCTGCCAAGGGCTCCCATCGCGATTCCGGCGTCGGACCGGGCAAGCACCGGAGCGTCGTTTATGCCGTCTCCGACGAAGACGGCAGTGCCACGACCCTTGTCTTCCAACTTCGTTTCAGACTGAATCCGTTCGAAAAGGGCGACTTTTTCATGCGGAAGAACCGCCGAATGCCACTCAACTATTCCCGCCTTCTTCGCCATCGCCGCGACGGCAGGCTCGGTATCTCCGGATATCATGACGATCCGCTCGATGCCGAGACTCTTCAGAGACGACACGGTTTGAGGAACATCGCTCTTGAGCATGTCCCCCAGAACCAGCGAGCCGAGATAGACGGAGCCCGCCGCCGCGGCGATCAACGTGCCGTCGTCCCCGGAAGAGGACGCGTCATCAGGGACGGCGACCCCGGCCGAGCGCAGATAGGTCAGAGAGCCGACAAGCAAACGTTCGCCCTTATATGCGGCTGATACTCCGTATCCCGCTTTTTCGGAATACTCTGTTATATCGGAATCGCTGACGGAGAGGCCTTCGGCCTCGGCGAATTTACGCACAGCGACGGCTGCCGGATGCGTTGAATGCAGTTCGCCGGCAAGAGCGAGCTCAAGAAGGCGTTCGGGCGCGATTCCGGCCGCCGGACGCACGGAACGAACCGCGAATACGCCCTTCGTAAGGGTGCCCGTTTTATCGAAGACGACGGTTTTCGCCTTGGCGAGCACATCGATGAAGTCGGCGCCTTTCACCAGAACGCCCAAGGAGGCAGCGCCGCCGATCCCTCCGAAATACCCCAGCGGGACCGATATTACAAAAGCGCAAGGACAGGAGATGACCAGGAACACCAGCGCTCTGGATACCCACGCGCTGAAAAGAGCCCAATCCAGCACCTCCGCGCGGCCGAGCAAAAACAGAGCCGCCGGAGGA from Teretinema zuelzerae carries:
- a CDS encoding OadG family protein, with amino-acid sequence MAQIEQGLILLAVGMAVLFIFMGLMIVILHYFQKIAARFSPKD
- a CDS encoding sodium ion-translocating decarboxylase subunit beta, with the translated sequence MLEEIVRFFSAGILSIGLKEIAMYLIGAALIWLAIEKDYEPMLLLPIGFGAILINLPLGTVWEMYGEPGILQTLFNAGILSEVFPLLIFIGVGAMIDFSPLFQRPWLMLFGAAAHIGIFVTVIIAMAFGYDLKEAACIGVIGAADGPTTIIVTKQFAKDLLGPIMVVAYSYMSLVPIIQPPVIRALTTKKERLIRMQAVDHQIPRSVTISFPIIVTIVSCLLVPMGAPLIGFLMFGNLLRVCGVLEKLSSTAQNELANIVTLLLGISVAASMRADAFLRLETLGIMALGLIAFIINTAGGVLFAKLINLFLPKTKKINPMIGACGISAFPMSSRVIQKMALKDDPHNIILMHAVSANVSGQLGSVIAGGLLLALVPLLAGGM
- a CDS encoding heavy metal translocating P-type ATPase, producing MSCSCCSTGSCGPSASGGSPASRVPSGLEKRARREIRLLAARFISSSVLFAVALGIQFLQPAFIPGSALIVLPRLLFVFSWLISGYRVLYSALRNIVRGQVFDENFLMSVATIGAFIIGQWSEGAAVMLFFNLGEMVQESAVNRSRRSITDLVDVRPDSARIAESGEIRHPAEVPEGSVIRVLPGEKIPLDGIVTAGSSSADTSRLTGENLPREITAGSVVLAGFVNGGGLLEIRTTSTYGETAAAKMLNLIEEAQNRKARAEKMITSFAKIYTPIVTVSALLLALLPPAALFLLGRAEVLDWALFSAWVSRALVFLVISCPCAFVISVPLGYFGGIGGAASLGVLVKGADFIDVLAKAKTVVFDKTGTLTKGVFAVRSVRPAAGIAPERLLELALAGELHSTHPAAVAVRKFAEAEGLSVSDSDITEYSEKAGYGVSAAYKGERLLVGSLTYLRSAGVAVPDDASSSGDDGTLIAAAAGSVYLGSLVLGDMLKSDVPQTVSSLKSLGIERIVMISGDTEPAVAAMAKKAGIVEWHSAVLPHEKVALFERIQSETKLEDKGRGTAVFVGDGINDAPVLARSDAGIAMGALGSDAAVEAADVVLMNDNPLSVSWAIQSARWTRRVVAGNIVLSFAVKLGFLVLGAFGIATLWEAVFADVGVALLATLNSLRARRVPSLKGVSAGNRQSR